Proteins encoded by one window of Thunnus thynnus chromosome 3, fThuThy2.1, whole genome shotgun sequence:
- the LOC137173772 gene encoding OCIA domain-containing protein 1-like: protein MSSTTTGFNEEQQRRGAQGPVGMDYIPTEEERRVFKECNHESFWYRSVPFSVVSMAITQALVARGTLSASPRFGSLPKLAFAGFCGYLAGKMSYMKTCQEKFKRLENSPLGEALRQRTGLPPQYSRGPQSEMSDPNSLSFDPMFQPAESPGQTPTQTRDYGYGYNPEPPAQMKKPDDFSAQVQSYMEEEEPRRKPILYEDLRLKNRENYEVTLTQKAETLLKPSPEKGSERPIKEAKKNIYGDTWEE from the exons ATGTCATCCACTACTACCGGTTTTAACGAGGAGCAGCAGCGCAGAGGAGCACAG GGGCCAGTAGGCATGGACTACATccccacagaggaggagaggagggtgtTTAAAGAGTGCAACCACGAGAGCTTTTGGTACAGGT CGGTGCCCTTCTCCGTGGTGAGCATGGCTATCACTCAAGCCCTGGTTGCCAGAG GGACCCTATCAGCATCTCCGAGGTTTGGATCTCTACCTAAACTGGCCT TTGCTGGTTTCTGTGGTTACCTGGCTGGGAAAATGTCCTACATGAAGACATGCCAGGAGAAGTTCAAGAGGTTGGAGAACTCCCCTCTGGGAGAGGCCCTCAGACAGAGGACAGGACTGCCTCCACAGTA TTCCAGAGGTCCTCAGTCAGAGATGAGTGACCCAAACAGCCTGTCATTTGACCCCATGTTCCAGCCAGCAGAAAGTCCCGGCCAGACGCCCACACAGACCAGAGATTATGGATATGGGTATAATCCAGAGCCACCTGCACAGATGAAAAAACCAGATGACTTCAGTGCTCAAG tccagtcatatatggaagaggaggagcccaGGAGAAAGCCCATCCTCTATGAAGACCTGAGGcttaaaaacagagagaacTACGAGGTTACACTCACTCAGAAGGCCGAGACGCTGCTCAAACCTTCACCTGAAAAGGGTTCAGAAAGACCAATAAAAGAGG CGAAGAAGAACATCTATGGAGACACTTGGGAGGAATGA
- the slc34a2a gene encoding solute carrier family 34 member 2a, which yields MDSLHLPQPVAPQNKSKEDHNMSHGNENQEVKGSPAHSTVALIEREVKEADPWDLPELKDTGVPWSALDTRGKVLRVFVSVGKGILLLGLLYMFICSLDILSSAFQLVGGKTAGDIFQDNSVLSNPLAGLVIGVLVTLLVQSSSTSSSIVVSMVSSGLLTVQLAVPIIMGTNIGTSVTNTLVAMTQAGDRSTFRRAFAGATVHDFFNWLSVLVLLPLEVATGYLYMITKLIIDSFHIQSGEAPDLLNVITDPLTESIIELDESVISGIATGDPEARNKSLIKKWCQTFSNTTLMNVTVPGPENCTSPSLCWVDGNYTYTLKNVSNTYNVKKCMHIFVDVDLPDLAVGLILLALSLLVLCSCLVLIVKLLNSMLKGQVASVIKKILNTDFPFPFGWVTGYIAIVVGAAMTFIVQSSSVFTSAITPLVGIGVISIERAYPLSLGSNIGTTTTAILAAMASPGDTLANALQIALVHFLFNISGILLWYPIPFTRVPIRLAKSLGNITATYRWFAAVYIICCFFILPLSVFSLSLAGWQVLVGVGVPLVTMLIIIMVINMLQKQKPGCLPAALRSWDFLPLWAHSLEPWDKVVGVFTAKCCCCCKCCQLTANDQEHTETESVEKKNSHTEVYDNPAMSAEKEVENEIKIELKILKMTWL from the exons ATGGACTCACTACACCTGCCACAG CCAGTGGCTCCCCAAAACAAATCCAAAGAAGATCACAACATGAGTCATGGAAATGAAAACCAAG AGGTCAAAGGGAGCCCTGCACATTCCACGGTGGCTTTGATTGAAAGGGAGGTGAAGGAAGCAGATCCATGGGACCTACCGGAGCTGAAGGACACAGGGGTCCCGTGGTCAG CTCTGGACACCAGAGGGAAGGTGCTGAGAGTGTTCGTGTCTGTGGGGAAGGGCATCTTGCTGTTGGGTCTCCTCTACATGTTCATCTGCTCCCTCGACATCCTCAGCTCAGCCTTCCAGCTTGTTGGAG GTAAAACAGCTGGCGACATCTTTCAGGACAACTCAGTTTTGTCCAACCCTCTGGCTGGTCTGGTCATCGGTGTTCTGGTCACCCTGCTGGTTCAGAGCTCATCCACTTCCTCTTCCATAGTTGTCAGCATGGTGTCTTCTGGAT TGCTAACGGTCCAGCTGGCTGTTCCTATCATCATGGGCACCAACATCGGCACTTCTGTTACAAACACGCTTGTTGCCATGACGCAGGCTGGTGACCGTAGTACCTTTCGCAG GGCTTTTGCAGGGGCCACAGTGCACGACTTCTTCAACTGGCTCTCTGTGCTGGTGCTGCTGCCTCTAGAGGTCGCGACTGGTTACTTGTACATGATCACCAAGCTCATCATCGACTCCTTCCATATCCAGAGTGGAGAGGCCCCAGACCTGTTAAATGTGATCACTGATCCCCTCACCGAGTCAATTATAGAG CTGGATGAGTCTGTCATTAGTGGGATCGCCACCGGTGACCCAGAAGCCAGGAATAAGAGTCTCATCAAGAAATGGTGCCAAACCTTCAGCAACACA ACCTTAATGAATGTTACAGTTCCTGGTCCAGAGAACTGCACGTCTCCGTCTCTCTGCTGGGTCGATGGAAACTACACCTACACACTGAAGAACGTCTCTAACACATACAATGTCAAGAAAT GTATGCACATCTTTGTGGATGTGGATCTGCCCGACCTGGCGGTGGGTCTGATCCTGCTGGCTCTCTCCCTACTGGTGCTTTGCTCCTGCCTGGTCCTCATCGTCAAGCTGCTCAACTCCATGCTGAAGGGACAGGTGGCCTCGGTCATCAAGAAGATCCTAAACACCG atttcCCGTTCCCATTTGGTTGGGTCACAGGTTACATCGCCATTGTAGTCGGAGCTGCAATGACATTCATTGTGCAGAGCAGTTCGGTTTTCACTTCTGCTATCACTCCACTCGTTG GTATTggtgtcatcagcatagagAGAGCGTACCCATTGTCTCTGGGTTCAAATATTGGCACAACCACCACAGCCATCCTGGCTGCTATGGCTAGTCCTGGAGACACACTGGCTAACGCTCTACAG ATTGCCCTCGTGCACTTCCTCTTCAACATCTCTGGCATCCTTCTGTGGTATCCAATCCCCTTCACCCGAGTCCCTATTCGGCTGGCTAAAAGCTTGGGCAACATCACCGCCACATACCGCTGGTTTGCTGCTGTCTACATCATCTGCTGCTTCTTCATTTTACCGCTCTCCGTCTTCAGCCTGTCTCTGGCTGGCTGGCAGGTACTGGTGGGTGTGGGTGTACCTCTGGTCACCATGTTGATCATCATCATGGTGATCAACatgctgcagaaacagaaacccGGGTGTCTGCCTGCAGCGCTGCGATCCTGGGACTTCCTCCCTCTCTGGGCCCATTCCCTGGAACCTTGGGACAAAGTGGTCGGTGTGTTTACTGCCAaatgctgttgctgctgcaaaTGCTGCCAGCTTACAGCTAACGACCAAGAACATACAGAGACAGAATCTGTGGAAAAGAAGAATTCACACACAGAGGTGTATGATAACCCTGCAATGAGTGCAGAGAAAGAGGTGGAAAATGAGATAAAGATAGAGCTTAAGATTCTGAAAATGACCTGGCTTTGA
- the bglapl gene encoding bone gamma-carboxyglutamate (gla) protein, like translates to MKTLTLLSICALLSVCWSMGAVEPEVVVDDVADTSAEAAPADPAAADPAADTAAAAPDSSSSSSDSSDSSSSSESDSASSSASDSNSSSDSSASDSNSSSDSSASDSSSSSSSSSSSSSSSSSSSSSSESSSSESSSSESTSSESDSSASDSSASDSSASDSSASDSSSSSSSSSSSSESASTEASQVVVKRDLAAVLLRRRRAAPAGDLSPLQLESLREVCELNIACDEMADTAGIVAAYVAYYGPVPF, encoded by the exons ATGAAGACTCTgactctcctctccatctgtgcGCTTCTGTCGGTGTGCTGGTCCATGGGAG CCGTTGAGCCCGAGGTCGTAGTTGACGATGTTGCCGACACGTCTGCTGAAGCTGCACCTGCTGACCCCGCAGCTGCTGACCCTGCAGCTGACACCGCAGCTGCCGCCCCGGattcatcctcctcatcctctgacTCCTCtgactcttcctcctcctccgagTCCGATTCAGCCTCGTCCTCTGCATCTGACTCAAACTCCTCCTCTGACTCTTCAGCATCCGACTCAAACTCGAGCTCCGACTCTTCAGCCTCCGAttcgtcctcttcctcctcctcctcctcctcctcctcgtcctcctcctcctcctcttcctcctcctctgaatccTCTTCCTCTGAATCCTCTTCCTCTGAGTCCACCTCTTCTGAGTCTGACTCCTCAGCATCTGACTCCTCAGCATCTGACTCCTCTGCTTCTGACTCCTCTGCTTCTgattcttcctcttcttcttcatcttcctcatcttcctcagAGTCAGCCAGTACTGAAG CTTCTCAAGTGGTTGTGAAGAGAGACCTGGCTGCTGTCCTCCTGAGGAGAAgaagagctgctccagcaggaGATCTCAGCCCTCTCCAGTTGGAAAG CCTCAGAGAGGTATGTGAGCTGAACATCGCCTGTGACGAGATGGCCGACACCGCCGGCATTGTGGCAGCATACGTCGCCTACTATGGACCCGTCCCCTTCTAA